In Anguilla rostrata isolate EN2019 chromosome 1, ASM1855537v3, whole genome shotgun sequence, a genomic segment contains:
- the LOC135251738 gene encoding protein delta homolog 1, with protein sequence MHFRGLQSLTASCLSILVITGISNGFECSPGCDPNNGFCEKAGECRCRPGWQGATCNQCVPFPGCLHGSCDKAWQCICEEGWVGSQCDVDIHPCSSKPCSNNSTCTETGEGRYFCVCARGYTGDNCHLRTGPCMANGSPCQNEGTCTDDNGLAAHSSCLCPPGFAGDFCEIDVDDCEPSPCANGGSCVDHGATYTCLCPPGFTGSTCNVTLPPCAGNPCANGGTCLSRGDGTVHCLCPPRFAGPACTQHRAKPARLAGREDNHGPQHYSLPSHMFHKLVHPPDRKLLKITMKETVRAPNPLVTRSQVICFAVLGLLTCLVVLGTTGIIFFNRCETWMANAKYTQLVRQQRDYLLSASNGEEHSVNIILPEKIKLTNYGNHYTSI encoded by the exons ATGCATTTCCGTGGTCTCCAGTCCCTTACTGCCTCCTGTTTATCGATCCTTGTCATCACTGGTATCAGCAATG GTTTTGAATGCAGCCCGGGTTGCGATCCAAACAATGGGTTCTGTGAAAAGGCTGGAGAATGTAG ATGTAGACCAGGTTGGCAGGGTGCCACGTGCAACCAGTGCGTACCCTTCCCCGGCTGCCTCCACGGGTCGTGTGATAAAGCCTGGCAGTGCATCTGCGAGGAGGGCTGGGTGGGAAGTCAGTGTGACGTAG ATATCCACCCCTGCTCATCCAAGCCTTGCTCCAATAATTCAACATGCACTGAGACCGGTGAGGGGCGTTACTTTTGCGTTTGCGCACGCGGTTATACTGGGGACAATTGCCACCTGAGGACAGGACCATGTATGGCCAACGG TTCCCCATGCCAGAATGAGGGCACCTGCACGGATGACAACGGGCTGGCGGCCCACTCCTCCTGCCTCTGCCCCCCCGGGTTCGCCGGCGACTTCTGCGAGATTGACGTGGACGACTGCGAGCCCAGCCCCTGCGCCAACGGCGGCAGCTGCGTTGACCACGGTGCCACCTACACCTGCCTGTGCCCGCCGGGGTTCACCGGCTCCACCTGCAACGTCACGCTGCCGCCCTGCGCCGGCAACCCCTGCGCCAACGGGGGCACCTGCCTGAGCCGGGGCGACGGCACGGTCCACTGCCTCTGCCCGCCGCGCTTTGCGGGGCCCGCTTGCACCCAGCACAGAGCCAAGCCCGCCCGGCTGGCGGGCAGGGAGGATAACCACGGCCCACAGCACTACAGCCTGCCCTCCCACATGTTTCACAAGTTGGTGCACCCCCCCGACCGCAAGCTGCTGAAGATCACCATGAAGGAGACGGTGCGGGCGCCCAATCCCCTCGTCACCCGCAGCCAGGTGATCTGCTTCGCTGTCCTGGGCTTGCTAACCTGCCTGGTGGTCCTGGGCACCACGGGCATCATCTTCTTCAACCGCTGCGAGACCTGGATGGCCAACGCCAAGTACACCCAGCTGGTGCGTCAGCAGCGGGACTACCTGCTGAGTGCCAGCAACGGTGAGGAGCATTCTGTCAACATCATCTTACCCGAAAAAATCAAGCTGACCAATTATGGAAACCACTACACGTCAATCTAA